A genome region from Diorhabda carinulata isolate Delta chromosome 2, icDioCari1.1, whole genome shotgun sequence includes the following:
- the LOC130904127 gene encoding peroxiredoxin-6 — MVILGEQFPNFTAKTTIGDILFHEWLGDSWGILFSHPADFTPVCTTELARLVKLIPEFTKRNTKIIALSCDSVDSHLKWTNDIIAYSGYPNSVFPYPIIADEDRTLTIELGMIDSNEKDSHGIPLAARSVFIVDSNKTLRLSILYPATTGRNFDEILRVLDSLQLCDKHKVATPADWVPGDDVMIQPSVPDDEAKNIFPNVNVITFPSGKHYLRKTNVQN, encoded by the exons atggttattctAGGTGAACAATTTCCCAACTTTACAGCAAAAACCACCATTGGAGATATATTATTTCATGAATGGTTAGGAGATTC TTGGGGCATATTATTTTCGCATCCAGCAGATTTCACACCAGTATGTACAACAGAACTTGCCAGGCTAGTCAAATTGATTCCAGAATTCACAAagagaaatacaaaaataattgccTTATCTTGTGATTCTGTTGACAGTCACTTAAAGTGGACAAACGATATTATCGCTTACAGTGGATATCCAAATTCTGTATTTCCATATCCAATTATTGCTGACGAAGATAGAACATTAACAATTGAATTGGGAATGATTGATTCTAATGAAAAAGACTCTCATGGCATTCCATTAGCAGCTAGATCTGTTTTCATTGTAGATTCCAATAAGACATTGAGATTGTCCATCTTATATCCTGCTACTACAGGAAGAAATTTCGA tgaGATACTGAGAGTTTTGGATTCTTTGCAACTTTGTGATAAACACAAAGTTGCCACACCAGCAGATTGGGTG CCTGGTGACGATGTTATGATTCAACCCTCAGTTCCAGATGATGAAGCAAAGAATATTTTCCCAAATGTGAATGTAATAACATTTCCTTCAGGAAAACATTATCTCAGGAAgacaaatgttcaaaattaa
- the LOC130890832 gene encoding long-chain fatty acid transport protein 4-like isoform X4: MSVIIAALVALGAVIGYFLGWIFLIQIIIVAIVAYIAAGKWRWWYVAVMTAPRDIRALYRYIFVLIQIKTLQRNNVTIAQLFQRNVKKHPNKTCILFEDQEWTFAQVEEYSNKIANIFKGHGYKKGDKVALFLENKPEFICIWLGLSKIGVITPLINTNLRLSTLVHSITVSKSQAVIFGTELSNAISEILDKIEAEVALYQISCNNNIANVSQKYHNLDTLVKDAASTCPTIKEPLNYNDCLVYIYTSGTTGLPKAAVISNSRYIFIAAAMHWLTNFKSSDIFYTPLPLYHTAGGCMTVGQMLIYGATIVIKKKFSASGYFEDCRKYKATVAQYIGEMCRYILAVPPGEKDKRHNVRMIYGNGLRPQIWREFVDRFNIKNVGEFYGATEGNANIVNIDNTVGAIGFVSRIIPSVYPISIIKVDEHTGEPIRDATGLCMPCKPNEPGVFVGKIIPNDPSRAFLGYVDKEASKKKIIYDVFHHGDSAFLSGDILVADEFGYLFFKDRTGDTFRWKGENVSTAEVEAVMSNIIDYKDVVVYGVEIRGQEGRAGMAAILDPEETVNLNELFEGLKKALPSYARPIFIRILRKIDLTGTYKLKKNDLQQEGFDPSKGDNIYYLNINKGAYEKVTNDIYNKINDGILRV; encoded by the exons ATGTCAGTTATTATTGCTGCCTTAGTGGCTTTAGGAGCCGTTATAGGATATTTTCTTGGATGGATTTTcctaattcaaataattatagtaGCTATAGTGGCCTACATAGCGGCAGGAAAGTGGAGATGGTGGTATGTAGCGGTTATGACTGCTCCCAGAGATATAAG gGCGTTATACagatatatatttgttttaatacaaataaaaacattacaaagAAATAATGTTACAATAGCTCAATTATTTCAAAGGAACGTAAAGAAACACCCGAATAAAACGTGTATATTATTCGAAGATCAGGAATGGACATTTGCACAg gTTGAGgaatatagtaataaaatagCGAATATATTCAAAGGTCACGGTTACAAAAAAGGTGACAAGGTAGCTTTGTTCCTTGAAAACAAACCGGAATTTATATGCATATGGTTAGGTCTCTCTAAGATAGGTGTTATTACCCCTctgataaatacaaatttaagaCTGAGTACATTAGTACATTCCATCACCGTATCTAAAAGTCAAGCTGTTATATTTGGTACCGAATTATCCAACG CTATAAGTGAAATATTGGATAAAATAGAAGCTGAAGTAGCCTTATACCAAATTAGTTGCAATAACAATATCGCAAACGTGAgtcaaaaatatcacaatttggATACTTTGGTTAAAGATGCTGCATCAACTTGTCCAACAATCAAAGAACCTCTCAATTACAATGACTGCTTGGTATACATTTATACGTCAGGGACCACCGGATTGCCCAAAGCTGCGGTGATCAGCAATTCAAG GTACATATTTATAGCTGCGGCGATGCATTGGTTGACGAATTTCAAATCTTCTGACATCTTTTACACTCCGCTTCCGTTGTATCATACAGCCGGAGGATGTATGACAGTCGGGCAAATGCTTATCTACGGCGCTAcaatagtaattaaaaaaaagttttccgcGTCTGGATATTTCGAGGATTGTAGAAAATACAAAGCAACGGTAG CTCAATATATAGGAGAAATGTGTAGGTACATATTAGCGGTTCCACCTGGTGAAAAAGATAAACGACATAATGTTAGAATGATATATGGGAATGGGCTTCGTCCACAGATATGGAGAGAATTTGTTGAtagatttaatattaaaaatgtaggAGAATTTTATGGAGCGACAGAAGGAAATGCTAATATCG TTAACATTGATAATACTGTTGGAGCTATAGGTTTCGTCTCCAGGATAATCCCTTCAGTTTATCCTATTTCTATAATAAAGGTAGATGAACATACCGGTGAACCGATACGAGATGCAACTGGTTTGTGTATGCCCTGTAAACCGAACGAGCCCGGTGTATTTGTAGGTAAAATCATTCCGAACGATCCTTCGAGAGCCTTTTTGGGTTACGTAGACAAAGAAGCTTCCAAAAAGAAGATCATTTATGACGTCTTCCATCACGGAGATAGTGCCTTTTTGTCGGGAGATATTTTGGTGGCCGATGAGTTTGGATATTTATTCTTTAAGGATCGTACAGGAGACACTTTCCGATGGAAg gGCGAAAATGTCTCAACGGCGGAAGTGGAAGCTGTAATGAGCAATATCATAGATTATAAAGACGTTGTAGTATACGGTGTAGAAATTAGGGGACAGGAAGGACGTGCTGGTATGGCTGCCATTTTAGATCCCGAAGAAACAGTCAATTTGAACGAACTATTTGAAGGATTAAAAAAAGCTTTACCATCTTATGCCAGACCGATTTTCATAAGGATATTACGAAAAATAGATTTGACCG gtacatataaattgaaaaagaatgaTTTACAACAAGAAGGATTCGATCCATCCAAGggtgataatatttattacttgaATATTAATAAAGGTGCTTACgaaaaagtaacaaatgatatttataataaaataaatgatggaATTTTAAGAGTATAA
- the LOC130904126 gene encoding N-terminal Xaa-Pro-Lys N-methyltransferase 1, protein MSAEPLNNTDDQFYNNAAKYWSDVPPTVDGMLGGFGYISQTDIKSSKMLLKHLFNAKNPPGKEYALDCGAGIGRISKFLLTDCFEKVDMVEQNKDFLETAKIYLGLKISKIANFYPIGLQNFKPEPEKYDVIWIQWVIGHLTNKDVIPFLIACRKGLKKNGVIVLKENITSTDEIEKDELDSSITRPMFMFHQLFEKAKLSCYRQLKQHNFPKGLYSIYMFVLRPFENHPHDNSGEENLRNGICANRRESNNVTDLNFSSNTNTDITYNNCNF, encoded by the exons ATGAGTGCTGAACCATTAAATAATACAGatgatcaattttataataatgcGGCAAAATATTGGTCTGACGTTCCGCCAACAGTTGACGGAATGCTTGGAGGATTCGGATACATTTCTCAAACAGATATAAAAAGTTCCAAAATGTTATTAAAGCATTTATTTAATGCCAAGAATCCTCCAGGAAAAGAATATGCGTTAGATTGCGGCGCTGGCATAGgtagaatttcaaaatttttactaacAGATTGCTTCGAGAAAGTTGATATGGTAGAACAAAACAAAGATTTTCTTGAAACTGCTAAAATATATTTAGGTCTAAAAATATCCAAGATAGCCAACTTTTATCCGATAggattacaaaattttaaaccaGAACCAGAAAAATATGATGTTATTTGGATTCAGTGGGTAATAGGACACTTAACGAATAAAGATGTAATACCTTTTTTGATAGCTTGTCG caagggattgaaaaaaaatggtgTTATTGTTCTCAAGGAAAACATAACGTCAAcagatgaaattgaaaaagatgAACTGGATTCTTCAATAACAAGACCAATGTTTATGTTTCATCAGTTATTTGAAAAAGCGAAACTCTCATGCTACAGACAGCTGAAGCAACATAATTTTCCCAAAggtttatattcaatttatatgttTGTACTTAGACCCTTTGAAAATCATCCCCATGACAATTCAGGtgaagaaaatttgagaaatggaATTTGTGCAAACCGAAGAGAATCAAATAATGTAACAGATCTAAATTTTAGTAGTAATACAAACACTGATATTACttacaataattgtaatttttaa
- the LOC130890832 gene encoding long-chain fatty acid transport protein 4-like isoform X2 produces the protein MGNEELYVNVKSNTTDVECGKSVESKNLDEEKNISRRGIYSKTRPVRVLIRKLVIMSVIIAALVALGAVIGYFLGWIFLIQIIIVAIVAYIAAGKWRWWYVAVMTAPRDIRALYRYIFVLIQIKTLQRNNVTIAQLFQRNVKKHPNKTCILFEDQEWTFAQVEEYSNKIANIFKGHGYKKGDKVALFLENKPEFICIWLGLSKIGVITPLINTNLRLSTLVHSITVSKSQAVIFGTELSNAISEILDKIEAEVALYQISCNNNIANVSQKYHNLDTLVKDAASTCPTIKEPLNYNDCLVYIYTSGTTGLPKAAVISNSRYIFIAAAMHWLTNFKSSDIFYTPLPLYHTAGGCMTVGQMLIYGATIVIKKKFSASGYFEDCRKYKATVAQYIGEMCRYILAVPPGEKDKRHNVRMIYGNGLRPQIWREFVDRFNIKNVGEFYGATEGNANIVNIDNTVGAIGFVSRIIPSVYPISIIKVDEHTGEPIRDATGLCMPCKPNEPGVFVGKIIPNDPSRAFLGYVDKEASKKKIIYDVFHHGDSAFLSGDILVADEFGYLFFKDRTGDTFRWKGENVSTAEVEAVMSNIIDYKDVVVYGVEIRGQEGRAGMAAILDPEETVNLNELFEGLKKALPSYARPIFIRILRKIDLTGTYKLKKNDLQQEGFDPSKGDNIYYLNINKGAYEKVTNDIYNKINDGILRV, from the exons ATGGGTAACGAGGAACTGTAT GTGAACGTCAAAAGCAATACAACCGATGTAGAGTGCGGGAAGTCGGTCGAATCAAAAAATTTGgacgaagaaaaaaacatttcccGACGaggaatttattcaaaaacaagaCCAGTTAGAGTCTTGATTAGAAAACTGGTGATTATGTCAGTTATTATTGCTGCCTTAGTGGCTTTAGGAGCCGTTATAGGATATTTTCTTGGATGGATTTTcctaattcaaataattatagtaGCTATAGTGGCCTACATAGCGGCAGGAAAGTGGAGATGGTGGTATGTAGCGGTTATGACTGCTCCCAGAGATATAAG gGCGTTATACagatatatatttgttttaatacaaataaaaacattacaaagAAATAATGTTACAATAGCTCAATTATTTCAAAGGAACGTAAAGAAACACCCGAATAAAACGTGTATATTATTCGAAGATCAGGAATGGACATTTGCACAg gTTGAGgaatatagtaataaaatagCGAATATATTCAAAGGTCACGGTTACAAAAAAGGTGACAAGGTAGCTTTGTTCCTTGAAAACAAACCGGAATTTATATGCATATGGTTAGGTCTCTCTAAGATAGGTGTTATTACCCCTctgataaatacaaatttaagaCTGAGTACATTAGTACATTCCATCACCGTATCTAAAAGTCAAGCTGTTATATTTGGTACCGAATTATCCAACG CTATAAGTGAAATATTGGATAAAATAGAAGCTGAAGTAGCCTTATACCAAATTAGTTGCAATAACAATATCGCAAACGTGAgtcaaaaatatcacaatttggATACTTTGGTTAAAGATGCTGCATCAACTTGTCCAACAATCAAAGAACCTCTCAATTACAATGACTGCTTGGTATACATTTATACGTCAGGGACCACCGGATTGCCCAAAGCTGCGGTGATCAGCAATTCAAG GTACATATTTATAGCTGCGGCGATGCATTGGTTGACGAATTTCAAATCTTCTGACATCTTTTACACTCCGCTTCCGTTGTATCATACAGCCGGAGGATGTATGACAGTCGGGCAAATGCTTATCTACGGCGCTAcaatagtaattaaaaaaaagttttccgcGTCTGGATATTTCGAGGATTGTAGAAAATACAAAGCAACGGTAG CTCAATATATAGGAGAAATGTGTAGGTACATATTAGCGGTTCCACCTGGTGAAAAAGATAAACGACATAATGTTAGAATGATATATGGGAATGGGCTTCGTCCACAGATATGGAGAGAATTTGTTGAtagatttaatattaaaaatgtaggAGAATTTTATGGAGCGACAGAAGGAAATGCTAATATCG TTAACATTGATAATACTGTTGGAGCTATAGGTTTCGTCTCCAGGATAATCCCTTCAGTTTATCCTATTTCTATAATAAAGGTAGATGAACATACCGGTGAACCGATACGAGATGCAACTGGTTTGTGTATGCCCTGTAAACCGAACGAGCCCGGTGTATTTGTAGGTAAAATCATTCCGAACGATCCTTCGAGAGCCTTTTTGGGTTACGTAGACAAAGAAGCTTCCAAAAAGAAGATCATTTATGACGTCTTCCATCACGGAGATAGTGCCTTTTTGTCGGGAGATATTTTGGTGGCCGATGAGTTTGGATATTTATTCTTTAAGGATCGTACAGGAGACACTTTCCGATGGAAg gGCGAAAATGTCTCAACGGCGGAAGTGGAAGCTGTAATGAGCAATATCATAGATTATAAAGACGTTGTAGTATACGGTGTAGAAATTAGGGGACAGGAAGGACGTGCTGGTATGGCTGCCATTTTAGATCCCGAAGAAACAGTCAATTTGAACGAACTATTTGAAGGATTAAAAAAAGCTTTACCATCTTATGCCAGACCGATTTTCATAAGGATATTACGAAAAATAGATTTGACCG gtacatataaattgaaaaagaatgaTTTACAACAAGAAGGATTCGATCCATCCAAGggtgataatatttattacttgaATATTAATAAAGGTGCTTACgaaaaagtaacaaatgatatttataataaaataaatgatggaATTTTAAGAGTATAA
- the LOC130890832 gene encoding long-chain fatty acid transport protein 4-like isoform X3: MVNVKSNTTDVECGKSVESKNLDEEKNISRRGIYSKTRPVRVLIRKLVIMSVIIAALVALGAVIGYFLGWIFLIQIIIVAIVAYIAAGKWRWWYVAVMTAPRDIRALYRYIFVLIQIKTLQRNNVTIAQLFQRNVKKHPNKTCILFEDQEWTFAQVEEYSNKIANIFKGHGYKKGDKVALFLENKPEFICIWLGLSKIGVITPLINTNLRLSTLVHSITVSKSQAVIFGTELSNAISEILDKIEAEVALYQISCNNNIANVSQKYHNLDTLVKDAASTCPTIKEPLNYNDCLVYIYTSGTTGLPKAAVISNSRYIFIAAAMHWLTNFKSSDIFYTPLPLYHTAGGCMTVGQMLIYGATIVIKKKFSASGYFEDCRKYKATVAQYIGEMCRYILAVPPGEKDKRHNVRMIYGNGLRPQIWREFVDRFNIKNVGEFYGATEGNANIVNIDNTVGAIGFVSRIIPSVYPISIIKVDEHTGEPIRDATGLCMPCKPNEPGVFVGKIIPNDPSRAFLGYVDKEASKKKIIYDVFHHGDSAFLSGDILVADEFGYLFFKDRTGDTFRWKGENVSTAEVEAVMSNIIDYKDVVVYGVEIRGQEGRAGMAAILDPEETVNLNELFEGLKKALPSYARPIFIRILRKIDLTGTYKLKKNDLQQEGFDPSKGDNIYYLNINKGAYEKVTNDIYNKINDGILRV, from the exons ATG GTGAACGTCAAAAGCAATACAACCGATGTAGAGTGCGGGAAGTCGGTCGAATCAAAAAATTTGgacgaagaaaaaaacatttcccGACGaggaatttattcaaaaacaagaCCAGTTAGAGTCTTGATTAGAAAACTGGTGATTATGTCAGTTATTATTGCTGCCTTAGTGGCTTTAGGAGCCGTTATAGGATATTTTCTTGGATGGATTTTcctaattcaaataattatagtaGCTATAGTGGCCTACATAGCGGCAGGAAAGTGGAGATGGTGGTATGTAGCGGTTATGACTGCTCCCAGAGATATAAG gGCGTTATACagatatatatttgttttaatacaaataaaaacattacaaagAAATAATGTTACAATAGCTCAATTATTTCAAAGGAACGTAAAGAAACACCCGAATAAAACGTGTATATTATTCGAAGATCAGGAATGGACATTTGCACAg gTTGAGgaatatagtaataaaatagCGAATATATTCAAAGGTCACGGTTACAAAAAAGGTGACAAGGTAGCTTTGTTCCTTGAAAACAAACCGGAATTTATATGCATATGGTTAGGTCTCTCTAAGATAGGTGTTATTACCCCTctgataaatacaaatttaagaCTGAGTACATTAGTACATTCCATCACCGTATCTAAAAGTCAAGCTGTTATATTTGGTACCGAATTATCCAACG CTATAAGTGAAATATTGGATAAAATAGAAGCTGAAGTAGCCTTATACCAAATTAGTTGCAATAACAATATCGCAAACGTGAgtcaaaaatatcacaatttggATACTTTGGTTAAAGATGCTGCATCAACTTGTCCAACAATCAAAGAACCTCTCAATTACAATGACTGCTTGGTATACATTTATACGTCAGGGACCACCGGATTGCCCAAAGCTGCGGTGATCAGCAATTCAAG GTACATATTTATAGCTGCGGCGATGCATTGGTTGACGAATTTCAAATCTTCTGACATCTTTTACACTCCGCTTCCGTTGTATCATACAGCCGGAGGATGTATGACAGTCGGGCAAATGCTTATCTACGGCGCTAcaatagtaattaaaaaaaagttttccgcGTCTGGATATTTCGAGGATTGTAGAAAATACAAAGCAACGGTAG CTCAATATATAGGAGAAATGTGTAGGTACATATTAGCGGTTCCACCTGGTGAAAAAGATAAACGACATAATGTTAGAATGATATATGGGAATGGGCTTCGTCCACAGATATGGAGAGAATTTGTTGAtagatttaatattaaaaatgtaggAGAATTTTATGGAGCGACAGAAGGAAATGCTAATATCG TTAACATTGATAATACTGTTGGAGCTATAGGTTTCGTCTCCAGGATAATCCCTTCAGTTTATCCTATTTCTATAATAAAGGTAGATGAACATACCGGTGAACCGATACGAGATGCAACTGGTTTGTGTATGCCCTGTAAACCGAACGAGCCCGGTGTATTTGTAGGTAAAATCATTCCGAACGATCCTTCGAGAGCCTTTTTGGGTTACGTAGACAAAGAAGCTTCCAAAAAGAAGATCATTTATGACGTCTTCCATCACGGAGATAGTGCCTTTTTGTCGGGAGATATTTTGGTGGCCGATGAGTTTGGATATTTATTCTTTAAGGATCGTACAGGAGACACTTTCCGATGGAAg gGCGAAAATGTCTCAACGGCGGAAGTGGAAGCTGTAATGAGCAATATCATAGATTATAAAGACGTTGTAGTATACGGTGTAGAAATTAGGGGACAGGAAGGACGTGCTGGTATGGCTGCCATTTTAGATCCCGAAGAAACAGTCAATTTGAACGAACTATTTGAAGGATTAAAAAAAGCTTTACCATCTTATGCCAGACCGATTTTCATAAGGATATTACGAAAAATAGATTTGACCG gtacatataaattgaaaaagaatgaTTTACAACAAGAAGGATTCGATCCATCCAAGggtgataatatttattacttgaATATTAATAAAGGTGCTTACgaaaaagtaacaaatgatatttataataaaataaatgatggaATTTTAAGAGTATAA
- the LOC130890832 gene encoding long-chain fatty acid transport protein 4-like isoform X1 has translation MHSKNTDKVNVKSNTTDVECGKSVESKNLDEEKNISRRGIYSKTRPVRVLIRKLVIMSVIIAALVALGAVIGYFLGWIFLIQIIIVAIVAYIAAGKWRWWYVAVMTAPRDIRALYRYIFVLIQIKTLQRNNVTIAQLFQRNVKKHPNKTCILFEDQEWTFAQVEEYSNKIANIFKGHGYKKGDKVALFLENKPEFICIWLGLSKIGVITPLINTNLRLSTLVHSITVSKSQAVIFGTELSNAISEILDKIEAEVALYQISCNNNIANVSQKYHNLDTLVKDAASTCPTIKEPLNYNDCLVYIYTSGTTGLPKAAVISNSRYIFIAAAMHWLTNFKSSDIFYTPLPLYHTAGGCMTVGQMLIYGATIVIKKKFSASGYFEDCRKYKATVAQYIGEMCRYILAVPPGEKDKRHNVRMIYGNGLRPQIWREFVDRFNIKNVGEFYGATEGNANIVNIDNTVGAIGFVSRIIPSVYPISIIKVDEHTGEPIRDATGLCMPCKPNEPGVFVGKIIPNDPSRAFLGYVDKEASKKKIIYDVFHHGDSAFLSGDILVADEFGYLFFKDRTGDTFRWKGENVSTAEVEAVMSNIIDYKDVVVYGVEIRGQEGRAGMAAILDPEETVNLNELFEGLKKALPSYARPIFIRILRKIDLTGTYKLKKNDLQQEGFDPSKGDNIYYLNINKGAYEKVTNDIYNKINDGILRV, from the exons atgcaTAGCAAAAATACAGATAAG GTGAACGTCAAAAGCAATACAACCGATGTAGAGTGCGGGAAGTCGGTCGAATCAAAAAATTTGgacgaagaaaaaaacatttcccGACGaggaatttattcaaaaacaagaCCAGTTAGAGTCTTGATTAGAAAACTGGTGATTATGTCAGTTATTATTGCTGCCTTAGTGGCTTTAGGAGCCGTTATAGGATATTTTCTTGGATGGATTTTcctaattcaaataattatagtaGCTATAGTGGCCTACATAGCGGCAGGAAAGTGGAGATGGTGGTATGTAGCGGTTATGACTGCTCCCAGAGATATAAG gGCGTTATACagatatatatttgttttaatacaaataaaaacattacaaagAAATAATGTTACAATAGCTCAATTATTTCAAAGGAACGTAAAGAAACACCCGAATAAAACGTGTATATTATTCGAAGATCAGGAATGGACATTTGCACAg gTTGAGgaatatagtaataaaatagCGAATATATTCAAAGGTCACGGTTACAAAAAAGGTGACAAGGTAGCTTTGTTCCTTGAAAACAAACCGGAATTTATATGCATATGGTTAGGTCTCTCTAAGATAGGTGTTATTACCCCTctgataaatacaaatttaagaCTGAGTACATTAGTACATTCCATCACCGTATCTAAAAGTCAAGCTGTTATATTTGGTACCGAATTATCCAACG CTATAAGTGAAATATTGGATAAAATAGAAGCTGAAGTAGCCTTATACCAAATTAGTTGCAATAACAATATCGCAAACGTGAgtcaaaaatatcacaatttggATACTTTGGTTAAAGATGCTGCATCAACTTGTCCAACAATCAAAGAACCTCTCAATTACAATGACTGCTTGGTATACATTTATACGTCAGGGACCACCGGATTGCCCAAAGCTGCGGTGATCAGCAATTCAAG GTACATATTTATAGCTGCGGCGATGCATTGGTTGACGAATTTCAAATCTTCTGACATCTTTTACACTCCGCTTCCGTTGTATCATACAGCCGGAGGATGTATGACAGTCGGGCAAATGCTTATCTACGGCGCTAcaatagtaattaaaaaaaagttttccgcGTCTGGATATTTCGAGGATTGTAGAAAATACAAAGCAACGGTAG CTCAATATATAGGAGAAATGTGTAGGTACATATTAGCGGTTCCACCTGGTGAAAAAGATAAACGACATAATGTTAGAATGATATATGGGAATGGGCTTCGTCCACAGATATGGAGAGAATTTGTTGAtagatttaatattaaaaatgtaggAGAATTTTATGGAGCGACAGAAGGAAATGCTAATATCG TTAACATTGATAATACTGTTGGAGCTATAGGTTTCGTCTCCAGGATAATCCCTTCAGTTTATCCTATTTCTATAATAAAGGTAGATGAACATACCGGTGAACCGATACGAGATGCAACTGGTTTGTGTATGCCCTGTAAACCGAACGAGCCCGGTGTATTTGTAGGTAAAATCATTCCGAACGATCCTTCGAGAGCCTTTTTGGGTTACGTAGACAAAGAAGCTTCCAAAAAGAAGATCATTTATGACGTCTTCCATCACGGAGATAGTGCCTTTTTGTCGGGAGATATTTTGGTGGCCGATGAGTTTGGATATTTATTCTTTAAGGATCGTACAGGAGACACTTTCCGATGGAAg gGCGAAAATGTCTCAACGGCGGAAGTGGAAGCTGTAATGAGCAATATCATAGATTATAAAGACGTTGTAGTATACGGTGTAGAAATTAGGGGACAGGAAGGACGTGCTGGTATGGCTGCCATTTTAGATCCCGAAGAAACAGTCAATTTGAACGAACTATTTGAAGGATTAAAAAAAGCTTTACCATCTTATGCCAGACCGATTTTCATAAGGATATTACGAAAAATAGATTTGACCG gtacatataaattgaaaaagaatgaTTTACAACAAGAAGGATTCGATCCATCCAAGggtgataatatttattacttgaATATTAATAAAGGTGCTTACgaaaaagtaacaaatgatatttataataaaataaatgatggaATTTTAAGAGTATAA
- the LOC130904128 gene encoding small integral membrane protein 8, with translation MKNFGLYSKLWKLCIYYFNFEDFSMSEKNSAPGDGLRSVRTTALFRAVNFELYTKPNAFIMGLGLMAIAGCAGYIAYMRSKYEGMGYYGALKEDGTEHFEKKKSKWD, from the exons ATGAAAAATTTCGGGTTATATTCCAAACTCTGGAAATTGTGTATTTACTATTTTAACTTTGAGGATTTTAGCATGTCTGAAAAAAATTCTGCACCTGGTGATGGGTTGAGATCGGTTCGAACAACAGCATTATTCAGAGCAGTCAACTTTGAATTATATACCAAACCA AACGCCTTTATAATGGGATTAGGATTGATGGCAATCGCAGGATGTGCTGGTTACATTGCATACATGAGAAGCAAATATGAAGGGATGGGATATTATGGAGCACTAAAAGAAGATGGTACTGAACATTTCGAAAAGAAGAAATCCAAATGGGATTAA